The Oncorhynchus masou masou isolate Uvic2021 chromosome 2, UVic_Omas_1.1, whole genome shotgun sequence genomic sequence CACTTCACCTCGGCCGTGCCCAGCCAACCTCACCCCACCCACCTCACTTCACCTCGGCCCTCGGCCCTGACCTACCCACCTCACCCCACCTCACTTCACCTCGGCCCTGCTCAGCCCAGCCCACCCCACCTCACTTCACCTCGGCCCTGCTCAGCCCACCTCAGCTCACTTCATCTCGgcactgccctgccctgcccagcccaccTCGCCCCACCTCACTTCACCTCGGCCCTGCTCAGCCCACCTCACCTCACTTCACCTCGGCCGTGCCCAGCCCACCTCACCCCACCCCAACTCACTTCACCTCGGCCCTGACCTACCCACCTCACCCCACCTCACTTCACCTCGGCCCTGCTCAGCCCAGcccacctcacccctcctcacttcacctctgccctgccctgcccagcctaGCTCACCTCACTTCacctctgccctgccctgcccacctCACCTCACTTCACCttggccctgccctgccctgcccagcccaccCCACCTCACTTCACCtcggccctgccctgcccagcccaccCCACCTCACTTCACCTCGGCCCTGCTCTGCCCAGCCCACCCCACCTCACTTCACCTCGGCCCtgctcagcccagcccagctcacctCATTTCACCTCAGCCCtgctcagcccagcccagctcaccccacCTTACCCCAGCCCAGACCAGGCTAGGCCAGACAGGAACAGAGCAATATGAATCAAATATTTATTAGCTGTATTCATGCCCATGCTGGGCTCTTcaaaggcctgtgtgtgtgtgcgtgtgcgtgtgcgtgtgcgtgtgcgtgtgcgtgtgtgtgtgtgtgtgtgtgtgtgtgtgtgtgtgtgtgtgtgtgtgtgtgtgtttgcgtgcctgCATGTCTCCCTGCGTGCCATTGTCAGACACATCTGGGTGGATCCATTTCTCTGCTTTTCAAGGCCAGTTTTTGTTTCGCAAGACTCATCTTCCCCCTCCTCACCAGAGACAGAGGCTTCCCTGGTCACACCAACATTCCACAGCCAGATAGACAGGCTTCCCTGGTCACGCCAACATTCCACAGCCAGATAGACAGGCTTCCCCAGTCACACCAACATTCCACAGCCAGATAGACAGGCTTCCCTGGTCACACCAACATTCCACAGCCAGATAGACAGGCTACTCTGGTCACGCCAACATTCCACAGCCAGATAGACAGGCTTCCCCGGTCACGCCAACATTCCACAGCCAGATAGACAGGCTACTCTGGACACACCAACATTCCGCAGCCAGATAGACAGGCTTCCCTGGTCACACCAACATTCCACAGCCAGATAGACAGGCTTCCCTGGTCACGCCAACATTCCACAGCCAGATAGACAGGCTACCCTGGTCACGCCAACATTCCACAGCCAGGTAGACAGGCTACCCTGGTCACGCCAACATTCCACAGATAGACAGGCTACCCTGGTCACACCAACATTCCACAGATAGACAGGCTACCCTGGTCACACCAACATTCCACAGCCAGACAGGCTACCCTGGTCACACCAACATTCCACAGCCAGGTAGACAGGCTTCCCTGGTCATGCCAACATTCCATAGCCAGATAGACAGGCTTCCCTGGTCACGCCAACATTCCACAGATAGACAGGCTACCCTGGTCACACCAACATTCCACAGCCAGATAGACAGGTAGAAAGGCTACCCTGGTCACGTCAACATTCCACAGCCAGATAGACAGTCTACCATGGTCACGCCAACATTCCACAGATAGACAGGCTACCCTGGTCACGCCAACATTCCACAGATAGACAGGCTACCCTGGTCACACCAACAATCCACAGCCAGATAGACAGGCTACCCTGGTCACGCCAACATCCCACAGCCAGGTAGACAGGCTTCCCTGGTCACGCCAACATTCCACAGATAGACAGGCTACCCTGGTCACACCAACAATCCACAGCcagatagacaggtagacaggctaCCCTGGTCACGCCAACATTCCACAGCcagatagacaggtagacaggctaCCCTGGTCACGTCAACATTACACAGCCAGATAGACAGGCTACCATGGTCACGCCAACATTCCACAGCCAGATAGACAGTCTACCCTGGTCACGCCAACATTCCACAGCCAGATAGACAGGCTACCCTGGTCACATCAACATTCCACAGCCAGATAGACAGGCTACCCTGGTCACGCCAACATCCCACAGCCAGGTAGACAGGCTTCCCTGGTCACGCCAACATTCCACAGATAGACAGGCTACCCTGGTCACACCAACATTCCACAGCCAGATAGACAGGCATATGGACAGGtgagcaggcagacagacagatagatagatagacaggcGGGCGtgtgagcagacagacaggtagacaggctaCCCTGGTCATGCCAGCATtccactgacacacagacagatagacagacagacagggagggaggcaggcagacggGCAGGtgagcagacaggcagacagacagacaggcagacagacagacagacagacagacagacagacagacgggcagacattATTGAAACCTATAGAGTGATTGTTTTGATGTCACACTCCCACATACTAAACCCGTATCTCTGTGGATAGATTAGGTCAGCTTGGGCTACTTCACTGAGGTGTTTAATATgtgcgtgggtgcgtgcgtgtTTCATGCCAGTTCATTTGTCCTGGCCGTCTGCATCTCCAGCCCCAACTCCCAGCCCCTTGGTTTACTTCATTAGTGGCTGTGTTTACATGGTGTTATGGTTGGCTCTGCCAGAGCCCACACCTGCTTCACTTTACCTCTGTCACTTTGGCTGCCCTAACAGAGACACATGACCCATTACTAGTGTGATTACACTGCAGAGGGAACATTGGACAATAACATCAGGCTGCTTCAGGGAGTCCCAGAGGGGAGAGAGCTAGCTGCTATATGACCGTGTTCCAACAGCCTTATTACTCACTCAACAGACTGGGAGATAACTCACATAGACACAGAGGAATCTGCCAgctgagctctctgtctctccgtttcttggtttctctccctctatttgttttttggtttctctctctctgtttttctgctcTCTGTTTCTTTATTCACtttcttcccccccccctctctctctctctctctattgatctctctctctctctctctctctctattgatctatctctgtctattgatctatctctctctattgatctctctctctctctattgctctctctatctatctctctatctctctctattgctctctctctctattgctctctctctctattgatctctctctctctattgctctctctctattgctctctctatctatttctctctctattgctctctctctctctattgctctctctctattgccctctctctctctctattgctctctctctattgctctctctccctctattgctctctctctattgctctctctctctctctctatctctctctctctctattgctctctctctctctctctattgatctctctctctctattgctctctctctctctctattgatctctctctctctctattgctctctctctctatatgtctctctcacgtggggggtgttgattggttggagTAGGGGTGTATGGTCATGTTTGCTCTGTGGGTTGTTCATTGGGTTTTTCAGCTGaggttcgggcaaagatgggacTGCTGCCTTCCATCCCCCTcagacctcttctctctctctctattgatctctctctctctatagatctctctctctattgctctctctctctctctattgatctctctctctctattgctctctctctattgctctctctatctctctctctctctattgctctctctctctattgatctttctctattgctctctctctctattgttctctctctctatctctttcttctctctctctctctctctctctattgatctctctcactctctctctctattgatccCTCtctatagatctctctctctatttctctctctctctctctattgatctctctctctatagatctctctctctctattgctctctctctattgctttctgtctctctctgtctctctctctctctctctctctctctctctctctccatctctgactaGACATGAGTGACTAAGATCTCAGCAACGTGGACATTGCTCAACCATATTGTTATTAGCAGTAACACATCAGCCGTAAAAATGTTTAGACATGTCTGAGAGTCTAAAGCAGCCCATAAATATACAGTGAGTAGAATGTATGTCACCCTCTCTACATCTACTGTTGCTGAGAGTCCACTCAGAGCCACCTGTTAGTAAGAGATGAATCCTACAACACAGACTGGAATTCAATCAAACCTGCCCCACCAGTTTACGCAGTATCTATCTTTGTTTACAAACTACAACCTGCGCAATATGAGTTTGTTTGATTGAATTCCATTGAAGTGATGAGTCCTaagacaacacatactgtagatgttAAGATGTGGATAATAAAACCAGCCTTATTGTTGCAATTAAGGGGGTATAAAACATATAACATTTGGATCTGTAACATTACTGTAACATTTGACGTGtcttatagatatagatatacacTAGATCGATCATTCTTACTGTAACAGTTGGCAGGTTAAGGGTTAATTAGGgctaagtgccttgttcaagggtacatcaacagattttcaccttgttggTTCGGGGATTCAAAGTGGGTTGTTCTCTGGCCATCCCCCTcaactctcctccatccccctcaacctttcctccatccccctcaccttctcctccatccccctcaacctctcctccaccagcagtctgatactctcctctagggctctgttctgctcctctttctcctgttggtTCTCCAAAGTAGGATGTAGGGGACCTGtcggttactggctcaatgctCTAACCCAGCAGTGTCAAACAAATTTTGTTCCAGGAGCCCCTATTTGATCGGGGCCCAGGGGCCCACACCAAAAATTCGCGGAGGCCACGATTTAACAGCGGAGGCCACGATTTAGCAGCGGAGGCCACGATTTAACAGCGGAGGCCACGATTTAACAGCGGAGGCCACGATTTAGCAGTGGAGGCCACGATTTAACAGCGGAGGCCACGATTTAGCAGCGGAGGCCACGATTTAACAGCGGCAGCCACTATTTAGCAGCAGTGACAGCGATTTACCAACGCCGGGCCCGATTTAGCAGCTGAGGCCCTGATTTAGCAGCGGCGGGAACAATTTAACAGCGGAGGCCACGATTTAACAGAAGCGGGCACGATTTAGCGGCGGTGTGCCGCAGTATATAGGGGAAACAGTGGTCTTACTGTAACAGTTGGTGGGGTCTTGTGTCCCGTTGATGTTGCCGTAGTCGTCAACGGTAAGGAACCACTGTGTCCGGCTGAACAGCTGTCGTATGCGTACATCTCCCCCTTCCATGTAGTCGTAGTTCCGTGCATGGCGCTCGTGCTTGGAGCAGTTCATGATGGCGGCTAGCTGCTCGGGTGTGCAGTTGCTGCAGGCCACACACACGCTGCCCAGCAGGAAGATGATGTGAAGGTACAGTCCCGACAGCAAGTTAGGCAGGTTGCATGGCAGTGGCATCCATCTGGGCATTATAATGCACTGCTGTGGGGCGCCACGGAcaacatgctgaaatactgctgTCTGCTCCGGCAGACAGAACAGAGTGCCAGACAGTGCCCTCCTAGCGCTGTTCACTAGGAGCCTGGATGGGCTGGTCCCCCTGACCTGTGACCTGTAACCCCTGGCTGGGGTGCTGAGGCCAGCTGGTGGGAGGTGGAGTGGGTGAAGGGTAGGAGGGTTGGAGAGTGACCAGGTActtgtgtgatgtctctctctgtttggagttgttgtctgtctctctgttgtaaGGACACAAGGCTGTAGGTTGATGTAcatctgtctcactgtctctctgtatgaATGAGGTCAGTCTTTATGTtgatgtctgtcagtctgtctcagtgTAATCCTCAGTGTGTGTGCCGGCTGTGTGATCCCGGCAGAGGAGACCGTCATCCAACAGCAGACATGGTCTTGTCTGCTTCTGTCTGTTTCCGGATGTTTCAGGGGTTCTGTGGAGGCCAGAGCTGTGGAAGAGAAGGATGTTAGTGTGTGTTAAATGTCTGCAATTTCTATAGCCTGTAATTTAGATAGCAGTCCAGTGGATGTGGATCTACAGCATACTACGACTCACTCCCACTTGGATAGTCTATGATTCCCAGACAGTGTTAAAGTGAGGAGTTGAGCTGCAGTGCTTTAGGTTTGTAACCTTGCTCTAGTAGCCGCTCGCACTTAATCACAGTGTGTAGTGGTTTACCAAACTGTCCCCAGCTCAGTCTCctgcctactgtactgtaccttactgatCTGTGCTTTCAAAACCTATTCAGTTAGCAACAACACTGATTGTGATATGTCCGATTTCATTGATTGTGTTGTCAATGGCTCTATCAGTCTCTGCTACCTTGTTGTTGTCATTTGTCTCAGACAGAGTTGTCTGGAAATGGAAATGGAAGCTGTGCATGCTCAAGATGTGATTCTCTAAAGATGCCAGCTCAAGATGTGATTCTCAAAAGATGCCAGCTCAAGATGTGATTCTCAAAAGATGCCAGCTCAAGATGTGATTCTCTAAAGATGCCAGCTCAAGATGTGATTGTCTAAAGATGCCAGCTCAAGATGTGATTCTCTAAAGATGCCAGCTCAAGATGTGATTCTCTAAAGATGCCAGCTCAAGATGTGATTCTCAAAAGATGCCAGCTCAAGATGTGATTCTCTAAAGATGCCAGCTCAAGATGTGATTGTCTAAAGATGCCAGCTCAAGATGTGATTCTCTAAAGATGCCAGCTCAAGATGTGATTCTCTAAAGATGCCAGCTCAAGATGTGATTCTCTAAAGATGCCAGCTCAAGACAGTGATTCTCTAAAGATGCCAGCTCAAGATGTGATTCTCTAAAGATGCCAGCTCAAGATGTGATTCTCTAAAGATGCCAGCTCAAGATGTGATTCTCTAAAGATGCCAGCTCAAGATGTGATTCTCTAAAGATGCCAGCTCAAGATGTGATTCTCTAAAGATGCCAGCTCAAGATGTGATTCTCTAAAGATGCCAGCTCAAGATGTGATTCTCAAAAGATGCCAGCTCAAGATGTGATTCTCTAAAGATGCCAGCTCAAGATGCGAGTTCAAGTTCCTGAATAAAGTAAAAAAAGGGAACTGAAATGAACTCTCCTTTAGCTGTGTGTGGATAGATGGAAATATCCTAGAGCTGCTATCtctatatttctatatatatCTCTAACCTCTATCTGTAATATCTGTATCTGTCTGCAACACGTCTGTAGACTTTCAGTCAGTCTCAGCAGATCAACAGAAGCCTCACCAAACCCTGAGCTCCTATACACACATTCACTCATCAATTCACTAAATcacaaataatacaacaactcTTAATTCATTTCCTAATATATTTCCTAAAAGTTTTCCTACTGCAGAGCAGTTCTTAACTGAATTGACTGGTtcaataaaatgtaaataaaatataaaGAGAACGAATAGAGATGAGTTGAATAAAGTTGTAATAAAAACTTACATTAGTCCAGAGATGAACCAGTTAGTGGCATTCCTCTTCCTTAGAAGCTTTAGAGTTACTGTGATCCCACTGCTCCTGATTACTTACacacaagctgtgtgtgtggaggtgtgtgtgtgtgagtgtcagaggagtctgtggttatgtggatgtgtgtgtgtgtgagagagagcgagagagagagagaaagagtgtatgtatgtgtgtgcatgtcccTGGGACTTCTCAGTTAGTCAGTGCTTTAGCAgccagtctctcctgtctgtaGTGGGAGCTGTGCAACATCCtccctgtccgtctgtctgtctgttgtgggCTAGCAGGGAAGGCTAGCTCAGTCAGATAAATGTCTCTCTGACCTCACGCAACAGCAATTAGCTCCCAGCCACTCAGCTGTCactggtggagagagggagagagagagagagagagggagacagagagggagacagagagggagagagtaacccGTTCATTACCAACCCTCGCCCCAAAACTCCCCCTTCTGttcccccctgtttctctctctgttttactctgctctctctctctctctctctctctctctctctctctctctctctcagtgtatctctctctgtatctctctctctctgtatctctctctctctctctctcagtgtatctctcagtgtatctctctctgtatctctctctctgtatctctcagtgtatctctctctgtatctctctctgtatctctctggttttgtctgtcagtcagccagtcatcctgAGAGGGAGCTATAAACATGAAGAAATAGCTGATTTTCTCCTGGTCTGCTCCTGGAAAGTCATTCTTACATTAGCATGCTCTTTCAACGACCAGCGCagcatctctctccccctttcccaccAAATGCCCCCTCACTTAAACGCTTTAGCATTGTTTCAAATGTCAACTCCTGTGTCACTTCAAAGTTAGTTAGAAAACCGTACCTTGTATTAAAGAGCGTGATGAGATTATTACACAAAATTATAAACATCCAAAGACCAACCTTTCCCCTGTTATTGTACATGTCGCAATCATTCACTGGGTGTCTTTAGTAGCTTTGAGCCATCGTTAGAGAATAAGGGATTCATCCACCCCCAGACCTAAAGATCAAAGCCCTAGATAAATTCACACGCTGGCGGCCTTCTATTGGGGCAGACAGAACCAGAAGGCATTACCTCTCTCAGGTACTCATCTCCCTCCGGGAGACTTACTATGTTTGTTATTTAAGCCCAGAATTTATCGCCTCACATACCTGGCCTCTCCTAGGACTGGACACTTCAGAGAGTTTATATGGTCCCTCATGACGAGGGCTCTCGTGGCAAGAGGGAGAATGCTGTTTCTGCCTCCCTCTCATCTGCTGAACTGGTGGTCATAAACATCTCATTGATTAGGTGTCAG encodes the following:
- the fgf7 gene encoding fibroblast growth factor 7; the encoded protein is MYINLQPCVLTTERQTTTPNRERHHTSTWSLSNPPTLHPLHLPPAGLSTPARGYRSQVRGTSPSRLLVNSARRALSGTLFCLPEQTAVFQHVVRGAPQQCIIMPRWMPLPCNLPNLLSGLYLHIIFLLGSVCVACSNCTPEQLAAIMNCSKHERHARNYDYMEGGDVRIRQLFSRTQWFLTVDDYGNINGTQDPTNCYSILEVRTVSEGGVLAIKGVKSQYYISMNRTGLLQGKKIYNEDCNFKEIFLENYFNAYSSVKSSRDGKEMFIALSQKGRPLRGKKTRREHIASHFIPMKCREEERTGV